In Populus nigra chromosome 1, ddPopNigr1.1, whole genome shotgun sequence, one genomic interval encodes:
- the LOC133700337 gene encoding LRR receptor-like serine/threonine-protein kinase GSO1 has protein sequence MGVPKQVLLLFVAILVCFSFGFVLCQNQELSVLLEVKKSFEEDPEKVLHDWNESNPNSCTWTGVTCGLNSVDGSVQVVSLNLSDSSLSGSISPSLGSLKHLLHLDLSSNSLTGPIPTTLSNLSSLETLLLFSNQLTGPIPIQLGSITSLLVMRIGDNGLSGPVPASFGNLVNLVTLGLASCSLTGPIPPQLGQLSQVQNLILQQNQLEGLIPAELGNCSSLTVFTVALNNLNGSIPGELGRLQNLQILNLANNSLSGEIPTQLGEMSQLVYLNFMGNQLGGSIPKSLAKMGTLQNLDLSMNMLTGGVPEELGSMAQLVFLVLSNNNLSGVIPTSLCSNNTNLESLILSEIQLSGPIPKELRLCQSLMQLDLSNNSLNGSIPNEIYESVQLTHLYLHNNSLVGSISPLIANLSNLKELALYHNNLLGNLPKEIGMLGNLKVLYLYDNLLSGEIPMEIGNCSDLQMIDFYGNHFSGEIPVTIGRLKGLNLLHLRQNELFGHIPATLGNCHQLTILDLADNGLSGGIPVTFGFLHALEQLMLYNNSLEGNLPDSLTNLRNLTRINLSKNRFNGSISALCGSSSFLSFDVTSNAFGNEIPALLGNSPSLERLRLGNNRFTGKIPWTLGHIRELSLLDLSGNLLTGQIPAQLMLCMKLEHVDLNNNLLYGSVPSWLGNLPQLGELKLFSNQFTGSLPRELFNCSKLLVLSLDANFLNGTLPVEVGNLESLNVLNLNQNQLSGSIPLALGKLSKLYELRLSNNSFSGEIPSELGQLQNLQSILDLSYNNLGGQIPPSIGTLSKLEALDLSHNCLVGAVPPEVGSLSSLGKLNLSFNNLQGKLDKQFSHWPPEAFEGNLQLCGNPLNRCSILSDQQSGLSELSVVVISAITSLAAIALLALGLALFFKRRREFLKSVSEGNCIYSSTSSQARKTPFLKGTAKRDYRWDDLMEATNNLSDEFIIGSGGSGTIYRAEFQSGETVAVKKILWKDEFLLNKSFAREVKTLGRIRHRNLVKLIGYCSNKGAGCNLLIYEYMENGSLWDWLHQQPVNSKQRQSLDWEARLKIGVGLAQGVEYLHHDCVPKIMHRDIKSSNVLLDSNMEAHLGDFGLAKALEENYDSNTESHSWFAGSYGYIAPEHAYSFKATEKSDVYSMGIVLMELVSGKTPTDATFGVDMDMVRWVEKHTEMQGESARELIDPALKPLVPCEESAAYQMLEIALQCTKTTPQERPSSRHACDQLLHLYKNRMVDFDMNIDPNA, from the exons ATGGGTGTGCCAAAACAAGTTTTGTTACTTTTTGTTGCCATTTTAGTGTGCTTTTCCTTTGGCTTTGTTTTGTGCCAAAACCAAGAGCTCTCCGTTCTTTTGGAGGTGAAGAAATCATTCGAGGAAGACCCAGAAAAAGTTTTGCATGATTGGAATGAAAGCAACCCAAATTCATGCACATGGACAGGAGTTACCTGTGGCTTGAACTCGGTTGATGGCTCAGTGCAAGTTGTGAGTCTAAACTTATCTGACTCATCACTTTCCGGCTCAATATCACCCTCACTCGGTAGTTTAAAGCACCTGCTCCACCTTGATCTTTCTTCTAACAGCCTCACGGGTCCCATTCCAACTACTCTCTCAAATCTTTCTTCATTGGAAACTCTGCTTTTGTTCTCTAATCAACTCACTGGCCCCATCCCAATTCAACTCGGTTCCATCACGAGTCTCTTAGTAATGAGGATCGGTGATAATGGACTCAGTGGACCTGTTCCTGCCTCTTTCGGTAATCTTGTCAACTTAGTTACTCTTGGTTTGGCCTCATGCAGTCTCACAGGCCCAATACCTCCCCAACTCGGACAACTAAGCCAAGTCCAGAACTTGATTTTACAGCAGAACCAACTTGAAGGACTGATTCCTGCCGAGCTAGGGAATTGTTCGAGCCTCACTGTCTTCACTGTAGCTCTCAACAATCTAAATGGATCAATCCCTGGAGAATTGGGTCGTCTTCAAAATCTCCAAATACTAAACCTGGCAAACAATAGTCTCTCTGGAGAAATTCCGACTCAACTCGGGGAAATGAGTCAGCTCGTCTACCTGAATTTCATGGGAAACCAGCTTGGAGGTTCAATCCCAAAGTCCCTAGCAAAAATGGGTACTCTTCAGAATCTTGATTTATCAATGAACATGCTCACTGGAGGCGTTCCAGAGGAGTTGGGCAGCATGGCTCAgcttgttttcttggttttatcaAATAACAATCTTTCCGGTGTGATACCAACAAGCCTATGTTCAAACAATACCAATTTGGAGAGCTTGATTCTGTCAGAGATTCAACTTTCTGGCCCCATTCCGAAAGAATTAAGGCTGTGTCAATCTCTGATGCAGCTTGACTTGTCCAACAACAGCCTTAATGGATCCATTCCTAATGAAATTTATGAGTCCGTTCAGTTGACTCATCTCTATCTCCACAACAACAGCTTGGTGGGTTCAATATCCcctttgatagcaaacttaagCAATCTGAAGGAGCTTGCATTGTATCACAACAATTTGCTAGGCAATCTGCCTAAGGAGATTGGAATGCTTGGAAATCTTAAAGTCTTGTATCTATACGACAATCTCTTATCTGGGGAGATTCCTATGGAGATTGGCAATTGTTCAGACTTGCAAATGATTGATTTCTATGGAAATCATTTCAGTGGAGAGATTCCTGTTACTATTGGGAGGCTGAAGGGACTGAATCTGCTTCATTTGAGACAAAATGAGCTTTTCGGTCATATTCCCGCCACTTTGGGTAACTGTCATCAACTAACTATTCTAGACTTGGCAGATAATGGCCTATCTGGTGGCATTCCAGTtacttttggatttcttcatgCTCTTGAGCAACTCATGCTTTACAACAATTCCCTTGAAGGTAACCTTCCCGATTCGCTTACCAATTTACGAAATCTGACCAGAATCAATCTGTCTAAAAACAGATTCAATGGTAGCATCTCTGCATTATGTGGCTCgagttcttttctttcttttgatgtCACAAGCAATGCATTTGGGAATGAAATTCCTGCCCTGTTGGGAAATTCACCTTCTCTTGAAAGGCTTAGATTAGGGAACAACCGGTTTACTGGCAAAATCCCATGGACACTCGGTCACATCCGAGAGTTGTCGTTGCTAGACCTGTCAGGGAATTTGCTCACAGGACAAATTCCAGCACAACTTATGTTGTGCATGAAATTGGAACACGTTGATCTCAACAACAACCTTCTTTATGGGTCTGTTCCATCATGGCTTGGAAATTTGCCTCAGTTAGGGGAGCTTAAGCTCTTCTCCAATCAATTTACAGGGTCTCTTCCTCGAGAGCTATTCAATTGTTCTAAATTGTTGGTGCTTTCCCTTGATGCTAACTTTCTGAATGGAACTCTTCCTGTGGAGGTTGGTAATCTAGAATCTCTAAATGTACTCAATctcaatcaaaatcaattatcaGGATCGATCCCTCTGGCCCTGGGTAAGCTGAGCAAGCTGTATGAGCTTCGGCTCTCGAATAACAGTTTCAGCGGTGAAATACCTTCTGAACTTGGGCAACTCCAGAATCTCCAAAGCATTTTAGACCTCAGCTACAACAATCTCGGTGGTCAAATTCCACCTTCTATTGGTACATTGTCCAAACTTGAAGCTCTTGATCTGTCTCACAATTGCCTAGTTGGAGCTGTCCCTCCTGAAGTTGGTAGCTTGAGCAGTCTTGGCAAGCTTAATCTCTCGTTCAATAATCTCCAAGGCAAACTGGACAAGCAATTCTCACACTGGCCACCTGAAGCATTTGAAGGAAACCTGCAGCTCTGTGGAAACCCTCTTAATCGCTGCTCTATCTTAAGTGATCAGCAGTCAGGCCTAAGTGAGTTATCAGTGGTGGTAATCTCAGCAATTACTTCCTTAGCTGCCATTGCTCTGCTCGCACTTGGACTTGCTCTCTTCTTCAAACGCAGGCGAGAATTCCTCAAAAGCGTGAGTGAAGGGAACTGCATTTACTCTTCCACTTCTTCCCAAGCTCGCAAAACACCCTTTCTGAAGGGTACTGCCAAGAGAGACTACAGGTGGGATGACCTTATGGAAGCGACAAACAATCTTAGTGATGAGTTCATCATTGGCTCGGGTGGATCTGGAACAATATACAGAGCTGAATTTCAAAGTGGAGAAACTGTAGCGGTGAAGAAGATTTTGTGGAAAGATGAGTTTCTACTTAATAAAAGCTTCGCAAGAGAAGTAAAGACACTTGGAAGGATTAGGCACAGGAATCTAGTGAAGCTGATAGGGTATTGTAGCAACAAAGGGGCGGGTTGTAatcttttgatttatgaatACATGGAGAATGGGAGTTTGTGGGATTGGCTGCATCAACAACCAGTGAACAGCAAGCAGAGGCAAAGCCTGGACTGGGAGGCGAGATTAAAGATTGGTGTGGGATTAGCCCAGGGAGTGGAGTACCTTCACCATGATTGTGTACCAAAGATCATGCATAGAGATATCAAATCTAGCAATGTATTGCTTGATTCCAATATGGAGGCGCATTTAGGGGATTTTGGACTGGCAAAGGCACTCGAGGAGAATTATGACTCCAATACAGAGTCGCATTCATGGTTTGCGGGCTCTTACGGTTATATTGCTCCAG AGCATGCATACTCGTTCAAGGCAACAGAGAAGAGTGATGTTTATAGCATGGGTATTGTGCTGATGGAACTCGTTAGTGGAAAAACGCCAACTGATGCAACCTTTGGTGTCGATATGGACATGGTGAGATGGGTAGAAAAACATACGGAAATGCAAGGTGAAAGTGCTCGTGAGTTGATCGATCCTGCATTGAAACCACTCGTGCCTTGCGAAGAATCTGCGGCGTATCAAATGCTTGAAATTGCACTGCAGTGCACAAAAACCACCCCACAAGAGAGGCCCTCCTCCCGACATGCATGTGATCAATTACTACATTTGTACAAGAATAGAATGGTGGATTTTGACATGAATATAGATCCTAATGCATAA